The stretch of DNA AGGAATGCAATTGCTAAACCAAGAAGCACCAGATCCTCCTAGCCTCCAGTTGTCGCAAATCGCAATAGGCTCATCCGCTCGTTGACATTCGATTGCAAatgcagcaattgaaaaatattgtattaatttctgtcattagtaatgattttttgcaaatatatcaaaaatttcctgCTACAAAATGGAGAGCACAGTGACATCGTTTGAAATTGAAGTTCACTAAAATAGGATTGTTGtgagttcatttttcacatatGGATGTAAAACATATTAGATTAGGAGGAAACATGTGTGGTACCGCCAGTCAGTCTATTATTAACCACCTAAAACTGTTTAACTAATTAAATTATTCTCAGCCCCACTTATGGCCCAGTCCCCAGGATATGGACACCATGAGTTTGTGCAAGTCCAGTCACATATTTCCTTTTCACAAcccattttttgtattgtatgtcATCAAATAACACTACATGACAGAAGAAACAGGTAATTCGTCAACAACGTGTACATTGTGCCAACAGCAAGAATTATATCAGCACTGTAGACTAGCACATTTTTTCTTACctctgaataaaatcaaacgtcAGCAAGGCCTTCTTTGGATATTCTATGTTGAAAACATAGAACGAAGCAAACTGAAAAGCTACCGCTTCAAAAAACGATCTACAGGAACACACCACTTCTCGTTCAGCGATGACGTAAAAAGTCTCAGCAGTCGCTACCGTGTTACCTGAAACACAAGATTGTAAACTTTAGCTTCGAATCTATAGGCTTATGAATAAAGTGAAAGTCACTCGACAGGTTGATTAATCTTATTATCTCAACTTCTAAAGCCAACTAATAACAAATACACTTACTAGAGGTGGATGATTAgtgatttttttgataatatgcaattacacaattattaattgtataatAGTACGATCATCTCCAAATTGGCTTTGGCTATATATCTAACATAGCAGACATGGATTTGTTCTTATTTTCACTCACCGTTGATAGCAAGCGCAACACTGATAAAACGAAGGGAGAACTTATTACATTGATGAGGCTTATGATGCGCATTACGTTCTTtcagaaataatatatttcatatttcaagcaATGCATACTGTGACGCAACAGTTAAAGCAGGTTGCATGACAGAAGCtggtgatattattttataataatcacaACTGAGAAGTATATGGCGACACAAAATGGCCTTTGAAAAAGTTGCGCAGAATTAATCACAGGAAAACAGCTATCATATCATTTTTCGAAATTGTTCCCGATATTCACAATTACATCGCTCACCTCTAACACTTACCTATGCAAGCAATAAATGGAGATTTTGGAATATCTTTTAATATCTGGGAAAAAGTGGTTTCTTTCTGAAAATAGGCAAAGTAGTGAATgtatatgcaaaaaaattccGTTAACCACTATCATGCAGTTAGTTTCCAATTAATTTGCAGTCGGCTCACAAAACTTTATACGAACAGTGTTGTGCAGAAGTTACATTACTCTTGAtgcaaaaactttcaaaaaaaagtaCTTTACACAAAAAAAGCATAGAACATACCTGGAAACACTTAAATATTTGGTTTAGGTTTTCTCCGAAATAATAGGCGATCAACGTGACCACCCCAGTCGATTTTGGTAATTCAGTTTTCAGACTctttgattccgattttgaagaacttataaattcagaaattttcttattggttgaatatttcaatgttctaaataataatgcctgctaaaacgcttaaaaacagtgaaaaaccgtcaaaaaacacccagaaccctgctaaacgcttaaaaacagtgaccaaccgtcaaaaaacaccaagaaccctgctaaaacgcttaaaaacagtgaaaaaacgtcaaaaaaacaccaagaaccctgctaaaacgcctaaaaacagtgaaaacccgtcaaaaaacaccaagaatcctgctaaaacgcttaaaaacagtgaacaaccgtaaaaaaacaccaagaaccctgctataacccttaaaaacagtgaaaaaccgtcaaaaaacaccaagaaccctgctaaaacgcttaaaaacagtgaaagcccgtcaaaaaacaccaagaaccctgctaaaacgcttaaaaacagtcaaataatacAGTGTAAATTGTGAAATCGCCAAATACGTTCCGAACAAGATGGCCGCCTTGTAGACTTTGTAGGTATAGTTGAATTCATCTGtctgttaccggtaccgtacctattGTTGCCACTGACTTGTAACGTTTGAACGTATCCTATCACCATAGGCTACCGGTAAGTTACATCTATTCcgaaacaaatactgaaatagccaATTCAGATTTTTACTCTTGGTCGTcgatatataccggtaccggtaagacGGCGAAACTAACGCAGTGTGTAAGCATGTCGCTGTATACAGGTAggctacggtaccggtaccattagATGCTGATGTACACGgtatttaaagaatattttggtCTACCAACTACAAGTCTGCTACTGTAACACAAACATGCTCAATTAACGCATGAAAAGCTACAAAAACCAACCGCCTAAAATAAACATCCACTAACGACAAAGAGCCTCGCTTACCGAGTCCTAATTCCTGAACCAGAAAAAGCGCGGGCTACAGGCACGTGACATTtgagtgatgtcataattggcacATTACCGGTACTAAATGACCTATGACCGGAAAGAGAAGGATTAAAATATAGGACACTTTGATCTCTGCAAAaagtaccagtaccggtacctcaATATTCAGACCACTACCCGTGGTAAATTCGCAGCTACCGTACAGACCGTTGCTAACACAATCATCAAACTCAGACTCACGCTATTGCATACTTAACATACGTACCGCATTCAGTTTTCATACGCACGCAACCGATGCTGAGCTCCCAAACAGCTTAGCGTCCCAGCCGAGATGCGCGGCACAAGGAAACTCGAAATCAAAAATGCTGCGCACGCAACCTGCCCCGTGGAGTTTTTGCGGATGAATATTTGGACAAATAGGTCCGCTTACTTCCGGAAAAATaagatataaaacaatatcttATCTTGTCTAATGCAATAGCAAAACAATCAGAATTTTTGGGTGATGAACCAAAATAattctagaataaaattaattcaaattaatttgatacccagagcaaaatttagatgaaattttaaagtatttaaatttgcttCGTGACTATATCGCATGCGTAGGTAGATAAATTCGTTCATTGGAAAGAATAGTTACTCGTAAATTAGAGGAACttagattttttttactttttccaagtatacaaatctttttactatttttctgttatattaattactaactgatcagtgaaattactactttttccaagtatacaaatctttttactatttttctgttatattaattactaACTGATCAGTGAAATTACTATTCATTAGTAAACTATTAACAAACAAGCACCCTGATTGGCTTAGCTAAGCAAGTCAcgtgatttcaataaaatactcgaaaaattagtaaaaatttactagaaaaattagtatatttactaatttttttaacagtgtagCTTAAATTGAAATCtttgtataaaataattttgcaacTTTCTATTCAGTTCAACTGTATCAAACAAGAATGAAAGCACGATTCTTGATTCTTTTGGCACTTGTGGCGATCCTCGCTTTTGACGGGGGGGATTCTTGGTTTAGTCGTAGACGACGAAGGCGTCACTGCGCACCATCATTCAAATCAAGCTACTACGCACTACTGAGGCATTATCGTGCCATGTATAGACGCCACATTCACGTACTGCATATGTACAGAGGTTTGGTTTCATTCGTCCTTCGAGAGGGTAGAAATGCAATGAAATACGGTAACGATGTGAGAAATCTTGGGCGAAAAATGATTGCTCAGTTCCACAAAcacaggtaaaaaaaattttctaagcCTGACGATtagaaaaccgtcaaaatatttttccaccACAGGGCCGCATGATATTTTCGCAGCAATCAAGACCATCCTCCAGCTatgttttcaagttttgtgAACCAATAAACATGCGAATAATGATGTTGTGCAGTCCccatatattttgaaaaaattatcatgaaATATACTAATACTACGTGTTTATAtcctttatataaatatttattacattaCAGACAATATACTGGCGATATAGAATTTGAAGACAAAACTTTCATGGACGAGGTAATAGAGAAAATATGTTTTAGACTTATTAGGATTGAATTTAACTGTCAATtactatatttatatacatcTATATTACCAAAACTTTAATCGCAACAAGTATCTTACATAAAAAAATACGTTTATTCTTGCTATCTTAGAGCCATGATTTTGACGATGAGAAGTTCGATGAACAAGATATCGATGATCAGGACATGTTCCAGGATTCAGAAGATTTTGAAAACGAAGACGAGGAAGAACTCAAACAATTATCCGGTGAAGGTAACAAAACATTACCAACAAACcaattaaacaataaaatattttgagctTTTTGTCATCTCAATAGGACGATAGTATTTGAGGTAACATCacgatttttttaaacaaaactgATAAattacattgattttaaaagttAGATTTATTTGCATTATTCAAACTCAAACTGGATCAGGCCCGATCCTAATTATAAACCCAAGGCTCTtttagaatattatttattttttattattaagtgGAAGACACCGATCAAAACATCCACGAGACTCAACAAAGAGAATAATGAGAGAGAAAAGACAAATACGAGAAATCAGGGGGGTAAATTTACCGAGAAAaagatttttacattttttttttgagttaatgatattcatgttttatatttaacAACGATGGATCTGCAATTTTGTTTCAAGAAAAGAAAAACCTCGCCGGCTCAATTTCTCACGCTTTTCATATCTCAGTTTAGAAATGGCCTTGTTGCATTCCATTCATGCAGAGTGAAAGTAATGTGAaacttataaattttattgaacttCGTTATACTGTTAACATTAGGAATGTTGCATATAGAAGATGaatagatatttattaaatctAATCACCGGGCAGTAATGATGAATTGTACTGCAAGTGTTCTTAATATGGTTCTTTCGATTTGCGGGCTTGCGACCCATTCAACGACTTTAAAACATCTCGCGAGAATTTTAATTTCCCGCCATATGGATCATTTTTGAAATGGGTGTACGAAATGTTACATTAATTTAtaccatttatatatatatattaaccatTTTCATGGCTTTCCATGAAAAATTTAATCACTGTCAAAGCAGTACCGCTTTGTGATTTCACATTGTCCATATCTTCTGTGACGTAACCAAATTACCATATTCCCCGCCTTCTACGATAGAATTCCCTTTAACACGCGGTGCACGCTCAATTTATGCATTGGGGAGAATGCTACCCTTATGTGTGTCTAGATTTATTGTTGATTAGTTCCCTGATAAGTTCTGATTAATCCTGTATCATACATTAGAAAATGATTGTCAAGTTTGAACTTTGAGACTTAGAATGAGAATGTTATTAGGTTTATTATATCCTGAATGAAGCAGGAACTGAGGAATACCCTACCATAACTTACCAGTACTGGTACCCGGACTGCCCTAGCTTTCCCAGGTACTGCGGCGATAATGATTTATGCGTCTAGTCTAATCGTGAAGGAAAATACAAAATGAGTCGAGTCACAACTGTGGTACCAAATCCTCACAGTCCTGGTAGCCTACCGTTTTTTATCTTACATTCGCCCTAGCTTATCAAAAGCTCCCGTCTCCACTGGCCCAGAGATCGGTGACATGTAGTCGCGGAAtcgctacaaataatttttgatgacgttacCATACAAAAATTCTAAACAATAACAGAAAGAAGAACaagaataccaacaacaactcaataacaaaacgattcataggtacatttcgtgtccattGAAAGGGAAAATTGAAAATCTAGTATGAATGGGAACTTGTTTCAATACACATAGGCGCTGGGGTCATTGCAAATTGGGCTTCGGACCAGTTCACATTACTACATtcagatatttgtattattttattcgCTACTAGTAATGAGAAAACAGTTACGCGCCAAAATGACTAATACAGAGgcgggcaacatacggcccgcgggccgggtccggcccgcgacgagattttgaccggcccgctgactgtatccaaccacactctgtaatgtggtccaacgaatcattcctgaaagttgccgatcgctctactctGACCGCACTGTCAGagcgagctggtgaaataaacaattgccttagtgaacaaacaatggACCTTCCCCCGACCTTTAATCTccgaaaaattctttctatattttaccattgcaaaattttcggggcttattttaagagtgatTTCGCGAgctggcgcctgtaaaatggggtatgtgtttcaaaccatcattatgattcatcgcatagaACAATCTGTCTTTCAAGAGTACCGATAAAAAATTTAAGgccagtctatcacagctatttctacactaattctttattactgcaattaaattaaaactcataagaagacagagtgatcattgaattatccgatatatatttaaatttccgaaacacaactgaaatctaacgaatagagttcaaaaacgagataatgtttacgaccacgcctgaaaatctgtctaagggagaaaagtgtctgagcggatacGAAAATGtgacattgttacgtcacttttgcaccttgctgattggccaatgtcacgaagtaaacaaggaagttgatgctcggggaaaggtccattacgttagcacacttgttaaacaacaAAGCAAAGAGCGgtgtaaacattccccactactgttatatttggattctaaatataaatagattttatatTAGGTTTTATTAATCAGGGAATACCCCATGAAACGTAAACTTGACAGAGTGTCGagatttaacaaagattggataccgaagtattttttacAAAGGTTGGCAACAAAGCAGTATGTTTACTGTGTGGTCAAAGTGTTGCGGTATAAAAAGAGTACAACATTAGTCTTCATTATGTAACGAAACGTGGAAACTATGGCAATAATTTATCAGCAGTGGAACGGCAAACTAGAGCAAAAGTACTGGACAGAAAACTTGCTAGGCAGCAGAATGTTTTTTAAacgcgatttataattttctttcttgcattagcaaataaatatgtgattaagatattgaatactattcatgtaataatccggcccgtcGAGgccttcattttcccacatctggcccgccgactaaagaagttgcccacccctggactaATAATAGGTATTCTCCGGTAGCTCCTATAAACTGTTGTCTATTATAAGAAGCTGTATTAATAACCGTGTACCATCAGTTAACCTTATTAaaccataaaaataaatacaacagAGGACATTTAAAATAATCAAGAGAAATTGCCTAGCAGTAACATATGGTTAACAATATCCGTGTTCATGGACCTGACAGTGTGTCGTTTGACAGTTTGGAACCTCGGccgttcagattttgttttcgTGTAACGCTAGTCTGCATGTCGCTACATCACATAGCCAGACAACGTATAGTCTTGCTATTGAGGCTCATGTTTTGTACCGATATGCGGTGCAGTGTATGAATAATCATTACGTTTAAACACAGAAATAACTTGTAGTCTACCTACTGACCGATAATCTATATCGACAAAAAGTCGGGTCACATATTTTACGAGGTAATTCTTTGTTTAAATACGGCATTTTGAAATTGAGATCACTATAGTAAACATATGGCTGAGTTCATACCTAAAAATTTTACAGATGGAAAATATACTTGTCTGTAGGTTCTGTTAAGTGTCATTTACaccaaattgataatttttacAAATGGTATTGCAGTATACAATTATCTGTGACTGTATCATAATCTTGCTAGCTTATGTCACCCCATGTGATTCTTGTATATACCCGAACATGATAAATATTGATTTGATCATTTGTTctttgttgttggtattttcaGTTCATGGAAATCAGACAGAAGAGAACATGAACCAAAAATGGATAACTGAATCATTCGTGAAAATGACCACGCCTACCATATCTTGTGTTGGGGGCTTGGGGCAGGCATATAAGTGAGTACAATCCTATGGGATACAAAATGCACAACAGGTCCCAATAGCCCATTGCAAGTCATGTAGTATACAAAATAAAGCGTGACATTTGACATTTTACCACACGGAAGCGGAACTGATTACATAACCTTTCGCTTAAAATGTCTTATCCGTGCAATAATGTGTTTCTGTATCCTGCACAAATGTCACTAAATGAGGGAGGAAAATGATAAATGAGGGAGGAGCACACTCTCTGTGGTCTCACCCCATGTGATTCTTGTATATATAGCTACTAACCCCCAAaggtaccccatttcatgttgaaatcatcatgacaaagttaatttttcccaaaattcgaacaaagactttcgtaggaatcaaattacaccaggtttaggaacataacaggttccatccagtcattatcaaattaaaatctatattctcaagacctttggcactgattgaaataattatatctaagttcccatccgtacgatgtacataattacccttgttgagataataggaatttctgtttataacgtgaatcacgagctcacgtttacagtatttaataaggtttatgatcaacgtataaatacgactccgatatctttcgataaggagagagaagacgatgtaaaccattcaaaGCGAGTGTGGATAAGtgttttaagatttgtattctgtgtgttgtggaaatttacaaataaaaacatatagagatttttaacgcatcttcattcacgtgaagctgaagggtgaacgggtgacttgcaagtcagagacaatctacgaaatagcaatatacggtaacatcacattcatCTAACAATCATTTATGCTATATATATACCCAAACATGATAAATATTGATTTGATCATTTGTTctttgttgttggtattttcaGTTTATGGGAATCAAACAGAAAAGAACATGAATCAAAAATGGATAAATGACTCATTCGTGAAAATGGCCACGCCTACCATATCTTGTGTTGGGGGCTTGGGGCGGGAATATAAGTGAGTACAATCCTACCTTGCTGGGCTACAAAATGCACAACAGGTTCACGTCGAAGACGAGTCGATAATTGAGCAATTTCCGGCACATCAATAAGGTCGATATTTTGCAAGTATGGTCTATAGATAAGTTATAGAACTCGCTAAAAATTATTCGTGTTTTTATGCTAGGTAATATTACACCATATTGCAACAGTACAACTTAACCGAaataccggtaggtgctcgccactaatacagtctagtaatactgtaataattagttcagaagatccaaGGTGCTGCAGAGacacacaaataggttcgaagttcacgatgcaaacgaagagactttattaaaatagtgtaaaatccacgctCAAAGCAGATAAAATAAGAGCGACAAAATACGGTCATTACCAAGCGACAGCAGAAGCAAGAAGAGTGACACTGCGAATCCGCAGCAACGGttcacatatgcagtggtggttggagtcgagtaacTGAAACCAACTGTCCGGCAAATTAgggctcagactccacacaccaatgcCTATGCAATACCTAGacactaaatataaataaaatacaaaataataaaaaataggacaattCCAGTCCCGCCACAATATCATGGTTGCGTACATTCTGAGAATCCTACATAAAATTCTTCAACTTACCCTTCATGAGGTAAATGGCAGAATACTACCAAACAGTCTACCGGCAACGACCCAATAGCCCATTGCAAGTCATATAGTATACAAAATAAAGCATGACATTTGACATTTTACCACACGGAAGCGGAACTGATTACATAACCTTTCGCTTAAAATGTCTTATCCGTGCAATTATGTGTTTCTGTATCCTGCACAAATGTCACTAAATGATAAATGAGGGATGAGCACACTCTCTGTGGTCTCACCCGATGTGATTCTTGTATATACCCAAACATGATAAATATTGATTCG from Styela clava chromosome 14, kaStyClav1.hap1.2, whole genome shotgun sequence encodes:
- the LOC120341446 gene encoding uncharacterized protein LOC120341446; the protein is MKARFLILLALVAILAFDGGDSWFSRRRRRRHCAPSFKSSYYALLRHYRAMYRRHIHVLHMYRGLVSFVLREGRNAMKYGNDVRNLGRKMIAQFHKHRQYTGDIEFEDKTFMDESHDFDDEKFDEQDIDDQDMFQDSEDFENEDEEELKQLSGEVEDTDQNIHETQQRE